The following are from one region of the Nicotiana tomentosiformis chromosome 7, ASM39032v3, whole genome shotgun sequence genome:
- the LOC138895841 gene encoding uncharacterized protein has translation MEKVKIIKGRLGTAQSRQKSYSDMRRSVLEFKEDDWLFLKVSPMKGIMRFGKKGKLSLRYVGRYRIIQKIGRVAYRLELPPDISLVHPVFHVSMLKKVVGDPSLIVPVATIEVNEELTYEEILVAILDRQVRS, from the coding sequence atggagaaggttaagatcattaagggtCGGTTAGGAACTGCTCAAagtcgtcaaaagtcctattcagatATGCGTCGAAGTgttttggagttcaaagaggacGATTggttattcttgaaggtttccccaatGAAGGgcataatgcggtttggtaaaaAAGGGaagttgagtctgaggtatgttggacgatacagaatcattcagaagATTGGTCGGGTGGCGTACAGGCTTGAACTACCTCCAGATATCTCTTTGGTGCACCCGGTGTTccacgtatccatgttgaagaaggtagttggagatccatcGCTCATTGTTCCAGTTGCTACaattgaggtaaatgaagaattgacttatgaagaaattctagttgcaattcttgataggcaagttcgaagttga
- the LOC138895842 gene encoding uncharacterized protein: MGRGAAQPASFAAITSTTPPPARGTPAPAGRGAARGGAQSSGGRNRFYVMWRHWDSEASLDVITGILIVQSHDVYALIDLSYTLSYVTPYVAMEFGIEPEQLHESFSISTLVGETIVASRVYRDCVVTVRGRDTLADLIVLGMVDFDVIMGMDWLYSCFSKLDCRTRTVRFELPNE, translated from the coding sequence atgggcagaggtgcggcacaACCAGCTAGTTTTGCAGCTattacatccacaacacctcctccagctcgaggcaccccagcacccgcagggcgtggtgcagctaggggtggtgcacagagttcgggaggacgcAATAGATTTTATGTTATGTGGAGGCATtgggattcagaggcttctctagatgttatcacaggtatattgattgtccaatcccatgatgtatatgctcttattgatctaaGTTACACGttgtcctatgtcactccttatgttgctatggaatttgggatagaaccggaacaacttcatgagtcgttctctatTTCTACTCTGGTTGGCGAGACTATTGTGGCCTCgagggtttatagggattgtgttgtcacggtgcgtggtcgggacaccctGGCTGATCTCATTgtattggggatggttgattttgatgtaataatggggatggactggctttattcatgtttctcTAAGCTTGATTGTAGAACCAGGACCGTTAGGTTTGAACTTCCAAATGAGTGA